The nucleotide window CTCGGCGCGCTACTGGCCATCCCGCCGCTGCTCGTCGCTGGCGCACCGCTGCGCTGGCTGATCGGGACGACGGTCTGTCTCTCGGTCGGCTACGCGCTCGTCCGCCGGCGAGTGCCCGCAGTAACCGAGCATCTGATCGGGTTCGTCCCTGCCACGATGACCGAGTACGTCCCCGAACGGTTCGTCGAGGGCTGAGGCGACCATTACGGATCGCCGACCCTGCCGACGCCGCAGTCGGATTCCGTCGACGTCGCCGGCCACCGTTTTTTGTCACTCGCCGTCGAACGTCCGCTGACGATCATGTACGACACCATCCTCGTTCCGACCGACGGCAGCACCGGGGCGCACGCGGCCGCACAGCACGCGCTGGCGCTCGCGGACGCCTTCGACAGCCGACTCCAGTTTCTGAGCGTCGTCAACGCCGCGAACGAGGACGGAATCGTCGGTCTCGATTCGATCGCCGAGCGGCGGACGGTGCTCGACGAGGAGGCGGCCGACGCGCTCGAAACGCTCGAAGCGCTCGCGACCGAGACGGACGTTTCCTACGAGACGGCGATCGAACACGGTACGGTCCACGAGACGATCCTCGATATCGCCGATCGTGACGCCGATCTCGTCGCGATGGGCACCCACGGGCGCACGGGTCTCCAGCGCGTGCTCATCGGCAGCGTCACCGAGCGCGTCGGCCGGACGAGCGACGTTCCAGTCTTCACGACGCGACGGGAACCGGCCACCGATGCCGGCTACGGCGACGTGCTGATCCCGACCGACGGCAGCGACGCTGCGACCGCCGCCGTCGAACACGGGTTGGCGATCGCCGATCGCTACGACGGCACCGTCCACGCGCTGTCGGTCGTCGATCTGAACTCGCTGGCGGGCTCCTACGACGTCGGTCCCGGCATCTCGACGGTCATCGACACCTGGTCGGACGACTGCGAGCGCGCCGTCGCGACCGTCGCCGACACGGCCGAGGAGCGCGGGATCGACGTCGTCACCGAAGTCGTCCAGGGTACACCCTACCGGGCCATCACCGACTACGTCGACGCGGCGGATATCGATCTCGTCACGATGGGGACGCATGGCCGAACGGGAATCGAACGCTATCTCGTCGGTAGCGTAACCGAGCGCGTCGTCAGAACCAGCGACGTTCCCGTCCTCACGACGCGAGACGTCTGATTTCCAATCGTCGGGGCCACGCGTCAGATTCGCCACCAGTTCGTCGGTAATACGTCAGTAACGTGCCGACCGCACGGCAATGGTCGACGAACGGGTGCGTTTGTCTTGCACTGACACACGATAATCATCCTGATTGACTGCGAACGACCGAACCAATAGCAATATGATGGTGTGGTTGTCTAGGTGTGGATGAGATGTTTGCACTCGATTCGATAGCTGGTGGCTTCGTTCTCCGACCGCGGTTCGACGCGCGCTCGACCGGCCGGCGGTGTCGATGAGCACACGGCAACTGGCGATCGCGTTCGTCACGCTCGGCACGCTCTGGGGGAGTTCGTTCGTCGCGATCGACCTCGGACTGCCGTACTTCCCGCCGCTGGAGTTCGCCGGCTTGCGATTCCTCATCGCCGGCGTGGTGATCCTGGCCTACGCGTGGCTGACGACGCCGCGCTGGCGACCACGAGGTCGTCGTGAATGGACGCTCGCGGGCGTCGCGGGGGCCTTTCTCATCGGCGGCCACCACTCGTTTCTCTATCTCGGCCAACAGTATCTCAGCGGTGCCGTCGCCGCCATCGTCGTCAGCCTCGGGCCGGTACTGACGGCGCTGTTCGCCGTCGCCATCCTCGATGCCCATCTCTCGGCGCTCGACGGGCTCGGGTTCGCGTTCGGCCTCTTCGGCGTGTTGCTGGTCGCCCAGCCCGGCATCGCCGAGGAGAGTAGCTTACCGCTCGCCGAGCGGATCGCGGCGCTCGATCCCGGCGCGCTGCTGGCCGGCGACATGACCGGCATCGTGCTGGTCTTCTTCGCGGCGGCCTCGTTCGCGCTCGGCGGCGTGCTGACGCGGACGATCGAGACGACGCTGCCGATGCGCACCGTCCAGGCCTGGGCGATGTTGATCGGAGCGGCGTTGCTCATGCTCACGGGCGGCCTGCGCGGTGAATCGCTCGCCGCCATTCGATGGACGCCGACGGCGGGGATCTCGCTGCTCTATCTCGGCCTCGTCTCGGGTGCCGGAGCCTTTCTCATCTACTTCACGCTGCTCGACCGCCTCGGCCCGGCACAGGTCAACCTCATCGGCTATCTCGAACCCGCGGCCGCGACCGTGCTCTCGTGGCTCGTCCTGGGCCAGCTCATCGACACGCTGACCGCGCTCGGCTTTGCCGCCATCATCGCCGGGTTCGTCTGCATCCAGCGGCGCTCGCTGGTCAACCTCTTCGTCCGGCGGTCGTCGCCCGCTTCCGACTGAACTCCTTCCCGCGGTTCTCCGAAAGATCGGCGAAGACCGACGACCCTTATTTCCGTGCGAAAATCAGATAGCCGGTGTGCCCGACACCGGCCGTCGAGGGGCGCGTCCCGCGCTCGTCGACGTCCATCTCGCGCTGGATCGTCTCGTACGTGTCGGCGTCCATCCCCACCGAGTCGAGCGTTTCGACCGTCTCGCGCATGCTCTCGACGAACGGCGAGTAGATCGCGACGAATCCCCCCGGAACGAGCAGATCGGGCGCGTGTTCGACGACCGCCGGCGCGTCCGCGGTGTCGAGCGTGAGCAGGTCGAAGCGACGATCGAGTTCGTCGAGTTCGTCGAGCACGTCGCCAGTGCGGACGTCGACGCTGCCGCCGCTCGTGTCCTCCTCGACCCCGGCGAGAGTCATGTTCTCGCGGGCGACGGCGGCGAACTCGGGGTCCTGTTCGTACGTCGCGACCGACGCGCCCGCACGGCCGAGCGCGGCGGCGAGCACGCCCGTTCCGGTGCCGGCGTCGAGCACCCGGTCGCCAGTCGCGACGCCGGTGTGGCCCATCACCAGACCGATGTCTCGGGGTAACATCGGTGCGCCGGTGCGCTCGAAATGGTTGAAGAGATCCGGACCGCGGAGCTCTCTGACTTCGAATTCGGTGCCGAGATGCGTTTCGAGCACGTCGCCACTACTCGCGTCCGTCGGTACGTCGAGCACGCCGAGATCCGTCTCCAACTTCGCGCCCGGCTCGCGGAGATACTCGCGGCCCTCGCCGACGAGCAGAACGGCCGTCACTCCAGTCGCGAGACCGCCGCCGCGAGGTCGCCGTCCTCGGCGTCGAGCGCCTCGCGTGCCTCCTCGGGACTCGCATCCGTGCGCTGGGCGACGATCTCGACGTCCGAATCGGGAATCCGATCCGTACCGCCCGTGTCGGCATCGTCGTCGCCCTCGCCGAGCGGGATCGCTTCCTCGTCGTCGGCCGAGCGTGTCTCGGGCTCGCCCGTGATGGTGTAGGTCGCCTGTCCCTGGGCGTCCATCCGCTGGACCTCGGCGTCGTCGAAGACGAGTTCCTCGTCGCCGGTGCGGATGACGATCTCCTCGGCATCGATCTCCTCGATGTCGATGCCCATCTGTTTCATCATCTGTTGCATCTTGCGCGGGTTCAGACCGCCGCCTCCTCCGAACATACCTGCGGATGGACAGCCAGCGCCTTGTGGCTTCCGACCCACTCCGAGACGACCGCGCGGAGGCAAACGGTTTTGCGCGACCGCTTCCCAGACAATCCATGCGCCGAGCGGACGCCGACGCGACGACGCGCCAACGCATCGCCGACCATCTCCGCGAACAGCCGGCCGCCGCGAGCAGCCTCGCGACCGAGTTTTCGATCACGACGGCGACCGCGCTCGATCACGTCGAGCACGTCGCCCAGTCGATCGACGGGACCGACGAGGAGCTGCTGGTCGCCCCGCCGGAGTGTCGTGACTGCGGGTTCGACGGGTTCGACGACCGCATCAACCGCCCCTCACGCTGTCCCGAGTGCAAGAGCGAGGCGATCGAGGAGCCGCGCTTCACTGTCGAGGGGTAGCTTCAGCTTCGGGGGCCTCGACGGGCTCGGCCACTGCCCGGTGATCCTCGTAGACGTCGTTCGCCCACCGCACGAGCGCCTCGTCGGCCCCGTCGAGGCACTCGTGGAGCGAGCCGTGCTCGTCGTAGGTCGAGACCAGCACGCGCTCGTCGAGAATCGCGAGCCCGAACGTGATCTCACCGGGATAGAGATAGAGCGTGAACCGATCGATCGAATGCGCGGCCGCGAGCGCCTCCGGGTAGGCCGACTGCGACGCATCGAGCACCGAACTATCGATGAGATACTCCATCTCCGCCCCGGACGTGGCGAGTTCGCGCGCACCGTCGTTGAGCACGGGGCTGACGACCGGGGAGATGCCGCGAAACGTGTCGACGTCGCTCGTGGCGAACGCGTCGGCGACGTGGCCGATGGCCGCGTGGGGGTTCTCCGGCGCGTTCGACACCAGCTGCGCGTCGTCGAGCGCCGCCGCAGGCAGCGTCGTGGCCGCCTCGCCGAGATGTTGGAGAAACGATCCCCACTCGTCGACGCGCTCGATCGTCGCTTCGAGCAGTTCGTACTGATCGAGCACGAGCCGTCCGCCGACCGTAAGCTGGTAGACACCGCCCTCGTTGTGGATCCACTCGCGGTCGGCGAGCCCGTCGAGCGCCCGATGGACCGTCGAGCGCGACAGCCCACACTCACAGACCAGTTCACACTGCCGACGCGGCCGTTCCTGGAGCGCTTCCAGGATCCGGACGCGATTTTCCGAACCGGCGAGAAACGCGACGTGTTCCCAAGACGCCATTCGATTGGGGATTTCCGTGCAGACGAAAGAAGCTTCCGCTGGGTACTGTCAACCGCGGCGATACTCCTCGATCGCTGCCCGGTAGCCCGAGCGATAGGTCGGATGGGAAAACTCGTAGCCCAGTTCCCGAAGCTTGTCGTTCGAGCAGCGTTTCGACGTCTCGATGCGTCGCCGCGCCGGTGCCGAGAGTCCCTCGTCGGCGAGGCGCTCGGCGGTCGTCCGTTTCTCCGGGCGGGGCACGTCACACTCGTCGGCCAGCCAGTCGGCGAATTGCCACTTTGCGACCGGCTCGTCGTCGACGGCGAGCACCGTCTCGCCGCGCGCCACGTCGCTTTCGAGCAGGAATCGGATCGCGCCGGCGGCATCGGCGCGATGGACCATGTTGAGATACCCCTCCGTCACGGGCCCGTCGAGGTAGCGATCGAGCCGGTAGCGTTCCGGACCGTAGAGACCCGCAAAGCGCACCACGGTGCCGTCGATGCCGTGTTCGTCCGCTGCCGCTATGGCGATCCGCTCGGCCTCGGCGAGCACCTCGGTCTTCTCGGTCGTCGGCTCGATGGGTGTCCCCTCGTCGACCCAGTCGCCGTCGTGATCGCCGTAGACGCCCGTCGAGGAGGTGTAGACGAGCCGATCGGGTGGCTCCTCGCGTGCGCCGAAGGTCTCGATGGCGGTCCGGAGCCCGTCGACGTAGATCTCGCGGGCGGCGTCGGCTCCGCGACCGCCGGAGCTCGCGGCGAACACCACCGTATCGACGTTCGGAACGGCCGCGAGCTCCTCCTGACTGGTGACGTCGGCCTCGACGGCCTCGAAACCGGCGCGTTCGATCGCCGCCCGCCCGTCGGCCGATCGGCGCACGCCGACGACCCGGCGATCGGGCGCGAGGCTACGACCGAGTGCAAGGCCGACGTAGCCACAGCCGAGGATGGCGACGCTCATGGCTTTCGTTCCTCGATGTAGCCGTGGAGCAGCGCGAACTCGTCGAGCTCCATCGCGAGCCGTCCCTCGATCTTCTGCTGGATCTCGCGCGCGTCGAGCGCACCGTCGATGCCCGATTCGAGCGCCTCGACGTCGAGAACTGCGGTGGTCATCCCCATCAGGAGATGATCGCGTGCTTCCATGGCGATGGCGTCGGCGTCGGGTTCCTCGGGATCGAGCGCGAGCACGGCCGCGGCCTCGTCGAGTGTGAGCGACGGCGATTCGCCGTTCGTGAGCGCCCCGACGCCCTCGACGCCCGTCTCCTCGCGGATCGTGTCGCTGCCGTGGCTCTCGACGACCGAACGGAGGAGTTCGTCGTACCGCGCGCGCAGTTCGTCGGGCGTGAGTTCGCCCGCATTCTCGACGTCGTGGAACATGGCTCCGGTAGCCGTCCCCGACGTAAGTGGATTGAGTTCGTCCGTGACGCCGTATCCCCGAGCGAGCGCCTCGGCCAGACCGGTCACGGCGGCGAGTTCGCCCACCCGTCCACCGCGAGCGAGCGCCGCGCGGGCCGCCACGAGCGGTTCCCGATGTGCTCGCCGCGCCAGCGTCGCATCTCGATCGGCGACGAGGGCGGCGAAGCGAGCCGCGGCGAGCAACATGCCGACCGTCCCCTCGTCGTGACGGCGCTCGCAGTCCTCGTCGTGGATTTCGATTTCGGTGATAGAGTCGTCGAGCGCCGCGATGGCGGTCGCCCGACAGGCTGGCGTCGTCGCGATCCGGCCATCCCCGACGCAGTCGCTCGCGTCGATCAAAAGACGACTGCTCTCGACGGATGGTTCACAGTCACAGCGTGCGTCCACCCGGTTGGTCGGCTCGATGCTCGTGCGATGCGACGGCTCCACGCCGCCGATTGGTCGCGGCTTCGGGTTTGAACGTTCGTGCTCGGTGCAAGCAGCCGGGAATGCCGGTAATTACTCGTAGGCCAGCTGCATGATCCACTGCGAGAAGGCGTCGCTGTCGGCCTCGACGTCCTCCTCGCCGACCAGCGGCGAGAGGTTGTTGCCGGCCATCAGCAGCGAGAAGTCGAGATCGCGCGCCGCCGGGGCGATGTAGTAGGTGTTGTGGCCCTCGTAGACGGTGTCCTCGCGCTCGACGAGCCCGTGCTCTTCGAGGCGCTCGGCGATGCGACTGCCTGTGCGCGAGTCGACATCGAGCTCCTTCCAGAAATCGCTTTGGTGGATACCGCCCGTCGAGCGAACGAGTTCGAGACCGGCACGCTCGTCCTCCGAGAGCTCCACCTCGGCCGTCGTGCTCATACGCTATCCACACCGCCGGATGGGTTAAATCCGGCGTTCGACCGGCTCGAACGCGGTTCGACAGGGTGGCCCGTCGGCGAACGCGTACTTGCCATCGCCATCCTCGTCGATGGTGATGAGCGACGACGAGCGCGTGCCGAAGCCGAACTCCTCGTGATGGACGCAGACCCCGTAGTCGTGATCGCCAAGGACATCGGCCGCGCGATCGAGCCACTCCTCGCTCGTTTCGCCGGGATCGGGCTGAAGCGCCGCGCGCACCTGGCGGCCGTTTTCGGCCTGGCGCTCGCCGCGCTCGGGCCACGACTCGGGCACGTCGACGTCGCCGATCGCGCCGGTGTTCATCACGACGTGGACGCCGGGGTCGAGGTTTCGGAGCTGCAACTGGCCGTCCCATTCGAGCAAGATCGCCGCCCGCGCATCGGCCACCACGACGTTGAACCCCTCGTACTCGTCGGCCTCAACGGCGCGCTCGACGTGACGGGCGGCCGCCTCCGCCGAGTCGCGTTCGAGCGCGTCCCTGACGAGCAGTCCGCGCGAGCGCTCGCCCGCCAGCTCCTGATCGGTCCAGCGGTTCGTCACCGCGACGAACAGTCCGTGCTCGTTGTAGCCGATCCACGTCCCGCCGGCCTTGGCATCGCTCGGAGCAAGGATTGCGGGTTCGTCCGAGAGCAATCCTGGTGGGTTCGACTCGCGGTCGACGGCCTCGTCGCGGTTGGCCGCCACCGCCACCGGACGGTCGGCGAAGACCTGCCACGCGAGCACGAGGGTGCACATGGTTCGAAGAAGGGGCCGGCGCGCCTAAATAGGCCTGGTCAGTGCACCAGTCAGTCGTCGGTCGGTGTCGCCTCGACCTCGCTGCCCTCCTCGACGGCGGTCGTGAGCGAGACGTTGAGCACGAGCATCGAGGCGAGTCCACCGACGACGGTGACGATGTTCTTCACCGCGTGGTCGACGATGGCCGCGCCGAGGGCGATCGGCGTGGCGACCGGTGTCAGTCCGACGACGAGCAGGCTGAACGCACCCTCGTAGAGACCGAGCCCGCCCGGCGAGAGCGGGAGCACTTTGGCGAGGTTGCCGACGCTGACGGCGAAGAAGCCGACGGCGACGAGCGTCGTGAGAGGCAGTGCGACGTCGAAGGCGGCGAACACGAGCAGGGCAGTGATGACGTCGAGCGTCCAGATCACGACGCTGCTCGCGCCGATACGGGCGAACGCACCGCGATCGCCGGCGACAGTTTGCACGTCGCCGACGAACCGCTCGATGACGCCCGCGACGCGGTCGGCGTAGGCGTCCGAGCTCACCTTCTCCATCCCGCGACGGACGAGATTGCGATCCGAGCGCGCGCTGGCGACGATGGCACCGACGAGGACGATAGCGGCCACCCCGACGCCGCTGGCGACGAGGAGGGCGACGCGCCCGCTTTGATTCCCGCCGGCGACGGTCGCACCAAGCCCCGAGAGGCTAGTGATCCCCGTCCCGGCGAGTCCAATGAGAACGACGCCGGCGAGCAGCGTGATCGTGAGCAGATCGAAGACCCGTTCGACAGCCAGCGAGGCGAAGCCCGTCGGGTAGGGGACGCGTCGGCGTGTCTTGACGACGTAGGCCCGGACCGCGTCGCCCGCCCTCGCCGGGAAGACGAGGTTGCCGGTCTGGGAGATGAACACCGCACCGGTGAGGAAGCCGAGCCCTTCGGTGTAGCCGAGCTCTTCGAGGATGTCGCGGTAGCGTCCCCCGCGGAGCGGCCACGAGAGAACATAGACGAGCGCCGCGGCGACGACGAGCGCCGGGTTCGCGGTCTCGATCTCGGCGATCATCCGTGAGACGTCGATGTACTGTGGCATCAGCGCGACGGCGAACAGCGTGAGCAGCGTGCCGGCGACGAGCGTCACGCGCCGAGTGATCCGTGGCGCGACGGCGAGCTGCCACCACGTTCGCAGCACCCCGCTGCCCATGCCGAGCACGTCGCGGACGAAATCGACCTTCGTATCGCCCTTCGGCGTCCAGTCGACGGGGAACTCCCGGACGCGGTAGCCGGCGCGCTGGGCGCGCACGAGTAGCTCGGTGTCCCAGAACCAGTGGTCGTCCTCGACATCGGTGAGGAGATCGTCGAGCACCGCGCGGTCGAAGGCCTTGAACCCACACTGGTGGTCGTGGACCGACGAGCGTAGGAACAGCCGGACGAGCCCGTTGTAGACGCGGCTCGGCACGTCGCGGTTCGCCGGCCGGTCGGCGTCGCTCGCCGCGAGCAGGCGCGAGCCGGTGGCGACGTCGTACTCGCCGGAGCGAACGGAGGTGACGAGTTCTTCGAGATGCCCCATGTCCGTCGCGAGATCGGTGTCGAAGTACGCGAGCGTGTCACCGCGCGCCGCCCGGAAGGCACGGGTGAGCGCGCCGCCGCGGCCGAGCCGCTCGTCACTGTGGACGTGGCGCACGCGGTCGTCCTCGCGGGCGAGCCGGGCGGCGATTTCGGGCGTGTCGTCGGTACAGCCGTCCTCGGCGACGAGCAGCTCGAACGAGCCGTCGGGGAGGAACGATCCGAGCGTGTCGAGCGTGGTTTCGACGGTCGCTGAGAGCGTGCGCTCCTCGTCGTAGGCCGGAAGGACGACGCTCACGGCGACCGAACTCATTGCTCCGAATGCGCCAGCCATCGACAAATCATTTCCGGGTTCTACACGGTCCCCGTTCGCTCGCTCTCAGTCGGCCCCTTCCGGCGCGCGGGCAGTGGCGAAACCGGGGAGCTCGACGCCGAGCGCGTCGCTGGCCTCGGCGGGCGACCCGTACGGCCGGTTCACGACGAGCGTGCCCGCGCGCTGGTCGCCGAGCCCGGGCAACGCCGCGAGTTCGTCCATCGAGGCACGGTTGAGATCGAGCGGTGCCGGCACGCCCGATACGGAGCGATAGCCGTGGTCGGTGACGGCGACGTCGGTGACGTTCCCGAGATCACGCTCGCCAGGAATCGCCACCAAGAGTGGGTAGGTTCCGAGCTGCCGACCGAATGTCTTGCCGTCCTGATGGTATTCGAGATGGACGTCCGGCAGGAGCGTCCCGGCGGGCGCGACACGCTGGAGCATCGGGTTGTCGATCTCCTCGCGGACCTCGGTTTTGTACTGCTTGAACAGTTTCTTGTGATCGTCGGCGATCTGCGTGCCGGTCTCGCTCATCTCGGTCCCGTCGAAGGCCATCACCTGCCGGATGTTCACCCGGCGGAGCGAGAGGCCGGCGTCGTAGACCCGGTGGAGAAATTCCTTATTGAGTTCGAACGTCTCCTCGCGCTCGCCCTGCAGCCCGTGGAGGAGATTGATACCGGGCAGCAGTTTCGGCAGGCGGTTAGCGGTTCCATCACTCTCAGGCCGCCAGCCGGCCTCTTCGTTGACGATCTCGACGGCGCGGAAGCACTCGTCGGCGGTCACGTTCAGATCGTTCTGTTCCTGGACGACGGGGTCGGCGCTTTCGAGCCCGAAGGCAGCCGTGTCGCCGGGCGTGTTGTGTTCGGCGATGATCCGCAGTCCCTCCCGCGATTGCTCCGGCCAGCGCACGATGGTGATCGGGTTGATGTTGTCGAGGTGGAGCGTTTCGAGGTCGGGCGCGACATCCCGAATGCCGCCGTAGAGCTCCCGGAGCGCGTCGGGGTTGGGTGCTTCACCGTCGCCGCCGTAGGCGAGAAGGTCGGCCTGTCGGCCGAGGCGGAAGTGTTTGACGCCGCGGTCGGCGAGCGCAGCGACTTCGTTGACGATCGAATCGGGCGGACGAAAGGAGGGGTTTCCATACAGGGGTTCGGTACAGAACGAACAGCGGTAGGCACAGCCCCTGGACGTTTCGAGCTCGCAGATGAGGTAGTCGGGATGGTTCGGGTGCTGGGAGACGACGAACGCGCCCTGTCGTGCCCAGCGCGTGACTTCCCCGACATCGCGGACGCGATTGCTGAACCCCTCCAACCCATTGCCCACGAGATCGTGGGCGGCGGCCTCGACGTCGCCCTTGGCGACGAACTCGAAATCGAGGTCCTTGCGTTCGGTCTCTTGGCCGCCGGCGTTCTCCTCCCCGACGCCGAACCGTACCGGACCACCCATCAGGCTCGTGCCCTCGGCGACCCACGCGAGCTCGCGGACCTCGTCGGGTTCGGCGGGCGTGCCGCCGACGTACTTTCCGGGAACGGTCATCCCACCGAGATAGATCATCAGATCGGCCTGGGCGACGTCACGCCACTTGTCCCGCTCGTCGCGCAGTTCGTCGATCGTGTGGTAGGTGATCTGCTCTTCGGGAACGCCCGCATCGACGAGCGCGCCGGCGGTGAACCGTGGATACGTGGAGATGTACGGCGGCACCCCGAAGTGGGCGGGTTCGTCGACGTACCCATCGACCAGGGTGACGTCGAGCGTGGCTGGATCGGTCATGGGGTCACAAGAGCGTCGCGGCGTAAAACTCCCACTCTCACGACCCGTGGGGTTGATAGGTCGTCCGGCAGTACGGGACGTATGCCCGCAACCCTCGAAGTGGTCTGTGAGAACGACGACTGTGAGCTCGACATGTTCGAGATGCACTACACCTACGACATGCCCGACGACGTGGGCATCGACGCCTTCGAATGTCCGTACTGCACTAAGACGGACTCGCTCCGGGAGGTCGAACTGTGAGCAGCGATGTCGGCGAATCGGTCCTCAAGCGCGTGCTCGACGGCGTCGGACGGTTCGCTGGTCGTGCCCAGGAGCGCCGCCCGCTGGCGACCGATCTGCTCGAAAGCGACGACGCCTATCTCGTCGTCTTCGACGCGCCCGACGCGAACGCCGACGATGTCCAAGTCCGCTTCTCCGAGCGCGCCGTCCACGTCCGTATCGACCGCACCCGCGAGCACCGCGAAGGGTTCGAGATGCGCTTTCCCGGTCGCGGCCTCTCGCTCGACGGCAGCGTGACGCTCCCCGCCGAGGCGACGGTCGATCCCGACGTCGCGAGCGCGTCGCTCACCGCCGAGGGCACGCTCGAAGTCGAGCTACCGAAAGTCGA belongs to Halococcus qingdaonensis and includes:
- a CDS encoding radical SAM protein, giving the protein MTDPATLDVTLVDGYVDEPAHFGVPPYISTYPRFTAGALVDAGVPEEQITYHTIDELRDERDKWRDVAQADLMIYLGGMTVPGKYVGGTPAEPDEVRELAWVAEGTSLMGGPVRFGVGEENAGGQETERKDLDFEFVAKGDVEAAAHDLVGNGLEGFSNRVRDVGEVTRWARQGAFVVSQHPNHPDYLICELETSRGCAYRCSFCTEPLYGNPSFRPPDSIVNEVAALADRGVKHFRLGRQADLLAYGGDGEAPNPDALRELYGGIRDVAPDLETLHLDNINPITIVRWPEQSREGLRIIAEHNTPGDTAAFGLESADPVVQEQNDLNVTADECFRAVEIVNEEAGWRPESDGTANRLPKLLPGINLLHGLQGEREETFELNKEFLHRVYDAGLSLRRVNIRQVMAFDGTEMSETGTQIADDHKKLFKQYKTEVREEIDNPMLQRVAPAGTLLPDVHLEYHQDGKTFGRQLGTYPLLVAIPGERDLGNVTDVAVTDHGYRSVSGVPAPLDLNRASMDELAALPGLGDQRAGTLVVNRPYGSPAEASDALGVELPGFATARAPEGAD
- a CDS encoding DUF7559 family protein, which codes for MPATLEVVCENDDCELDMFEMHYTYDMPDDVGIDAFECPYCTKTDSLREVEL
- a CDS encoding Hsp20/alpha crystallin family protein, encoding MSSDVGESVLKRVLDGVGRFAGRAQERRPLATDLLESDDAYLVVFDAPDANADDVQVRFSERAVHVRIDRTREHREGFEMRFPGRGLSLDGSVTLPAEATVDPDVASASLTAEGTLEVELPKVEDSDDGPIRISTDEGETADDETVEDTSVETDEETTDDDVDEF